A stretch of DNA from Candidatus Desulfatibia profunda:
ATACCAATACAAATAAGGCCGGAGTAGAGGAAGTCAAAACACAGGGAATGGCGCCCTTGGCTTACCGGGTGGTTGAGCACGGTGTTTACTGCATGCCCTTTTATATCAACCCAAGTCATGCGCACAAGTCCGGGTGTATGCAGAAGGATATTGATCTGCTTAAGGCTCTTATTCCCTATGCATACGATCATACCCGATCAGCAATTCGTCCGGATGTCCGCATTCGCCATGCCTGGTATATGGAGCATCAGAATTCTCTTGGCAGTTGTGCGGATTGGAAGTTAATAGATGCACTCACCCCGAAACGTAATGGAGATGGTCCAAAGCAACCCTCGAATTCATGGAGCGATTATGATGTCCCGACGGATCTTCCGGAAGAATTAAAAGCAAAAGTTGGGTTTTGTGACTTAATGGAGTCTTTCTGATGCTGTTTGCCCACAGTGCCGATTCGAAAAGGGGAGTTCCGGCTCAAGACTATGCCGCCCATATTGGCGGTGTCGTTACTCATTCCTCCAAAGCCGCTGATGAGGCAGCCCGTTATGCGTCATCCGATGGAGACCTTCTGAGAA
This window harbors:
- a CDS encoding type I CRISPR-associated protein Cas7, whose translation is TNTNKAGVEEVKTQGMAPLAYRVVEHGVYCMPFYINPSHAHKSGCMQKDIDLLKALIPYAYDHTRSAIRPDVRIRHAWYMEHQNSLGSCADWKLIDALTPKRNGDGPKQPSNSWSDYDVPTDLPEELKAKVGFCDLMESF